The segment CGCTCTTGGGCGCCGACAATGTCGATGCCCGGCGCCACAGGAATGATCTCGGCGGCATCGCCGGCGTCGCTGTGACGGTAATTGAGCATGCTGTTGAACAGGGCCGTGGGCGCCGCCACACCGCTGCAGCGCTGGGCCAGGGCCAGGGACGCCTGCTCGTGGGCCAGCAGGCCGGTCAGGCGACGGTGGGTGTGCAACAAGCCGTCCTTGACCCCCACCTCTGCCAGGTCGATACGCAGCGGCAGCGTGTTGATGAACATTCCCAAGGCTTGCTCAGCACCCTCCCCGGCGGTCATGCGGCCCAGCAATACGCTGCCGAACACCACTGCCTGACGCCCGGCCAGCTGCCCCACCCAACGGGCGAAGCCCAGGTGCAGGACACTGGCTGGGCTGACCCCCTGCTGCCGGGCTTGCTGTCGCAGGCGCCGAGCCAGGGGTGTCGGCAAGGTCACCCGCGCTTGCTGCAGGCGCTGCTCGGGGCTTGCCTGGGCACCGAAGGCCAGGGTCGGCTCGTCGATATCGGCCAGCATGTGCTCGAAGAACTGGGTATGGGCCTGTTCGTCCAGGGCTTGGCGCGCCGCCGCCAGGAGGTTGCGGAACGGCGTCGGCGCGGGCAATTGGGCGGCAGTACCGGCCAGGTGCGCCTGAATTTCCCGGCGCACGATATCCAGCGCCGTGTGATCCATGATCATGTGATGGAAGGTCAGCAGCGCCACCCACGTCTGCCCTTCACCCTGGGCATGGGCCAGGTGCATCAGGGGCGCCTGGCGCAGGTCCAGTCGATACCGGCGTGGGGCGAGGCGCTCGCACAGCTCGGCCAGTGCGTCATGGCCCTTGAACGGCAACGCTTCACGCACCAGGGCCGCTTCGCGCCACACCACCTGCACGGGCTCGTCCAGGTATTCCCAATGCACGGCAGTGCGCAGGATGTCATGGCGCTGGATGACCGCTTGCAGGGCATCGGCGAAGGCATCGAGGTGCGCCTTGCTGGCCAAGCGCAATTGCACCTGCGACAAGTAGGGGTCGCCGTCCTGGGCCGAGAGGTGGTGGTACAGCATGCCCTGCTGCAGGGGTGCCAGCGGGTAGATGTCCTGTACGTTGGCGGCGCCGCCCGGCACGCTGTCGACGATACGGTCGATGGCCACCTGGTCAAGGCTGACCAATGGCAGCATGTCCGGGGTGACCCGAAATGCTGGGCTGAGCCAATCGTCATCCTGACTTGCAAGCATCTCCAGCAAAGCCGGCTTGTGCCGGGCCAACGCCTCCCACAACGGGTCGTCCAGCGTCTGATCGTCACCCAGGACGATCAGGTCCTGATCTTCACGCTGCAGACGGATGGGACGGGTGGAAAGTGCGTTGATCAGTTCGCTGAAGTGCATCGGTAAGCATCCTGCTTTGCCTGGAAGGGTTGATGGCCGACACGCTAAAGCAACGCGACCGGCCGGTCTGACATGGGAAGTGGGGACAACTGCGCAAACGATTGCCGGGGCCGGCTGGCCCCGGGCCTGGCGTCAAAGGCGCCTGCGTTTGCCCAGGCTTGGGATGGTGGTAGGCGCGATGACGGCCTGTTCAGGCTGCGCCTGGGTACTGGCGGCGAGCCCCGAGAGCGTGGGCTGGGTGAACAGCGCCCTGGCATCGACATGCAGCCCGGCCTGGCGCAGGCGCGCCACCAAGCTCACGGCCAGCAATGAATGCCCGCCCAGCTCGAAGAAGTTGTCGTCACGGCCCACTTGTTCGATCTTGAGCAACTCGGCCCAGATGGCTGCCATGGCCGCTTCCAGCTCGCCTTCGGGTGCACGGTAGGCACGGCTGATGACCGCATCGGCGCCGGGCTCGGGCAAGGCGCGTCGATCCAGCTTGCCGTTGGCGCTCAAGGGCAACTGCGCCAGGCGCACGAAGGCCTGTGGCACCATGTACTCCGGCATGCAGGCCAGCAGGTGACCGCGCAGGGCTTCGAGGGCCGGCGCGGGCTGGTCGTCGCACAGGGTGAAGTAGGCCACCAGGCGCTCCTCGCGCATCAGCACCACCGCCTGCGCAACCGCCGGGTGGGCGGTAAGCGAGGCTTCGATTTCACCCAGCTCCACACGCAGGCCGCGCAGCTTGACCTGGAAGTCGTTACGGCCCATGAACTCAAGGTCGCCGTCTTCTCGATAGCGCACCAGATCGCCTGTGCGGTAGAGCCGGTCGCCGTCGACGAAGGGGCTGGGGATGAAGCGCTCGGCTTGAAGCTCAGGCAGGCCCAGGTAGCCGCGCGCGACGCCGACTCCACCGATATGCAACTGGCCCACGCCACCCAGCGGTACCGGGCGGTCGTGTTCATCGAGCACGTAGACGCGGGTGTTGGGGATCGGACGGCCGATGGGCGGTGCCTGCACCGGCAATGGCGCATGGGCCGGCAACGACCAGGCGGTACTGTCGACTGTGGCCTCGGTGGGACCATACACGTTATGCACGCAAACCCAAGGCAAGCGCTCGCGAAGGCTTTGCAGCAACGCTGGGGTGAGGTCGCCGCCTCCGCAGAAGATGTCGGTGAGGCGGGTGCACCCCTGCACACCTGGCTGATCGAGGAACTGCTGCAACAGCGCTGGGACGAACTTGACGATGCTGACATGCTGCGCCTTGATCAGCTCCACCAGGTAGCCAGGGTCCCGGTGCCCGCCAGGGCGAGCCAGGACCAGGCGCAAGCCCGCGGTCAACGGCCAGAACAACTCCCAGACCGAGCCGTCGAACGTGCACGGGGCGCGCTGTAGCAATGCGTCACCCGCGCGTGGGGCCCGGATCTGCGAACCCCAGTGCATGAGGTTGCACAGGCCGCGATGCTCGATCATCACGCCCTTGGGCGTGCCGGTGGAACCTGAGGTGTACATCACATAGGCCAGGTGCTGTGGGCCGAGGCCTGGCACCTGAGGGTCGGTGCTGGGGCGCTCGTTCACATCACAGCGGTCCAGGTTCAGGGTGGGCTGTTGCAGCGGCGCGAACAGCCCTGCCGTGGCCCCGTGCACCAGCACCGTGACCGGGTCGCAGTCCTGCAACATGAAGCGCAGCCGTTCTTCCGGGTATTCGGGGTCCAGCGGCACGTAGGCGCCGCCTGCCTTGAGCACCCCGAGCAATGCGATCATCAGGCTGACACCTCGCTCGATGCACACCGCCACGCGGCTGTCAGGTGTCACGCCCAGGCCGATCAGGTGATGCGCCAGGCGGTTGGCCTGTTCGTTCAGCGTCTGGTAGTCCAGGCTCTGGCCGTCGGCCTGCAGGGCGATGGCCCAGGGCGTACGTTGCACCTGGGCTTCGAACAGCGCTGGCAGGGTGTGGTGAACAGGGCTGGTGGGATCTTCGGTGGCGTTGAAGTACTCGAGCATCAACGCCAGCTCCCGTGCAGGCACCGGGCATAGCTGCTGGAGCATACCGGACGCCGGGGCCGACAATGCCTGGCCGATCTGCTCAAGCGCCGTGTCCAGGTAGTCCAGCATACGCTGCGCTCCGAGCGCACGCGGGGCGCGCACGGCCAATTGCAGGCAGTCTCCCGGGTCGTCCACCGTCAATACCAAGCCATGGCTCGTCACTTCACTGGCTTCGACCAGCGCGACACCCGGCATGACCTCGCCCAATGGCACGGCACCCTGGCGGTAGTTCACCAGGCTATCGAACAGTGCGCTGCCGGCCGGCAGACCGCTGCATTGCTGAGCCAGGATCAGCGGCGCATCTTCATGGGCCAGCAGCGCCGCCAGGCGAGCATGGGTGTCCGCCAACGCCTGCGCTGGCGTGCAGCCATTGAGGTTGATGCGCAGTGGCAAGCTGTTGATGAACATCCCCAGCGCCCGGTCGGCGCCGGTGCCGGCCATGCTGCGCCCCAGCAATACCGTGCCCACGACCACCTGGTCGCGCCCACCCAGGCTACCGAGTGCATGGGCCCATGCCAGGTGCAGCAGGCTCGCCAGGCTGGCGCCATGCGCCCTTGCCAGGGTGCGCAGGCCGGCAACCGTGGCGGCGGGCAGGTCACGGCTGGCGTTCTCGAGGTCGGCCTGATCGAGCGCCGCCCCGCCCCAGCCTGCCAAGGGCTGCTGCGGCTCCAAACCCGCCAATTGCTCGGTGAAGAATGCCCGGTGGGCGGCCTGGCGCTCGGCGCGGTTAGTGAGCGCCACGTAATCCCGGTACGGCACAGGCGCTGGCAATTGCGCGCCCTGCCCTGCCATCCAGGCCTCCAGCTCACCCAGTAGCACTTGCAACGACACCGCGTCATTGACCAGATGGTGAAACCGTAGCAGCGCCAGCCAACGGCCCTGTTCAGGTGCATCCATGCACACCAGCGCCAGCATCGGGGCCTTGTCCAGGCTGAGCGGGCGCCGGCTGGGATGATAGTGCTCACGCCACTGCCCTTCAGGCCCCTGCCATCGTTCGACCGGCAGGCGGGCATGGCGCCAGACCACCTGATGCGGCGTCTCCAGCCCTTCCCAGGCCAAGCTTGTGCGCAGGATGTCGTGGCGCTCCACTACATGCTGCAACGCAGCGGCGAAGTCGCGCACCTGGTGCTCGCTGGCGAACGAGAACACAGCCTGCTGCTGGTACGGGTCGACCGTGTCCGTCAGGTGGTGGTACAGCAGCCCCTGCTGCAAGGGCGCCAAGGGGTAGATTTCCTGCACATTGGCCGCGCCACCCGGCACCCCCGCTACGATGCGGTCGAGCGCTGCCTGACCCAGCGTGGCCAAAGGCAGCATACCGGGCTCGATGCGCTGGCAACCCGACGCAATGCAAGGCGCGGGGGTCTGCACGCACTCGGTGGCCCTGGTGCTGGCGGCGACCGCTGCCAGGGTCGACTGCCCGAACAGCACCTGGACATCGACCTGCAAGCCTTGTTGGCGCATGCCCTCGATCAGTTGGACAGCCAGCAGCGAATGCCCGCCCAGTTCGAAGAAGTGATCGTAGCGGCCGATGCGCTCGATGTGCAGCAACTGGCTCCAGAGCGCGGCCAAGCGTTGCTCCATCTCCCCTTCTGGCGGCTCGTGTTCGTGCCGCACCATGGCCGTGTCATTGGCTGGAGGCAACGCGCGCCGGTCGAGCTTGCCATTGGCAGTCAAGGGCCAGTGGGCGACCTGCATGTAAGCGACCGGCAGCAGGGCGACAGGCAGGCTGTCGCGCAGATGATCGTGCAAGGCCCTGGGAATGACCGGATAGGGCGCCGTGAACCAGGCATGCAGCTGACCCTCGCAGAGCATGACCACGCCGTCGCTTACCGCCGGGTGACGGCTCAAGGCGGCTTCGATCTCCGCAAGCTCCACCCGCATGCCGCGGATCTTCACTTGGTCATCGTTGCGGCCCAGGTACTCAAGCGTGCCGTCGGGCAACCAGCGCACCCAGTCACCGGTCCGGTAAAGCCGGGCGCCAGGCGCGCTACTGAACGGGTCTTGTACGAAGCGCTCGGCGCTCAGTTGCGGCTGGTTGAGGTAGCCCCTGGCCACGCCCTGGCCACCGATGTACAGCTCGCCGGCCGCGCCGGGCGGCAGCAGCTGGCCCTGGCCGTCCAGCACATACACCTGGGTGTTGGCAATCGGGACGCCGATGTGCAATGACCCACCCGGCAGCACCTGGCCTGACGTGGCCACCACCGTGGCTTCGGTCGGGCCATAGTTGTTGATCACTTTGTACGTCAGCGCTGGGCCCAGTCGTCGCAGGCGGTCACCGCCCACCAGAAGGGTTTCCAACGTTGGATGAGGCATCCCCTGGGCCAAGGCGAGCTCCGCAATCGGTGTGGGCAGGAAGCTGACGTGAAGCGGTTGCGCCCGCCACCAGGCGAGCAAGGCGTGCACGTCTTCGGCGCCCTCGCGCACGGGGGCCAGGTGCAAAGTGGCGCCACTGCACAGCGCTGGCCAGACCTCCCAGGCCATGGCGTCGAAGCCAAAGCCGGCCACGCTGGACTGATGGCGACCTGGGCCAAGCGCAAATTGGGTGCAGTGCCAGTCCACCAGGTTGGCCAACATGCGTTGCTCGACCATCACCCCCTTGGGTTGGCCGGTGGAGCCAGAGGTATAGATGACGTAGACCAAATCCGTACTCGTTTGCGGTGCGAATGAGAAACTGGCTACGGGCTCGGTGGGCCACGACGGGTTGTCCAGTTCGATCTGTAGCCTGCCGTGCTTGGGCAGGCGCGGTGCGAACCGCGAAAGGGTCAGGACCGCGTGCGGGGCGCTGTCCTGCAACAGGTAAGCGATACGCTCTGCCGGGTGAGCCGGATCGATCGGCACGTAGGCGCCGCCTGCCTTGAGCACCGCCAGCAGCCCAACCAGGGTCTCCAGCCCTCGCTGGGCGACCACCGCCACGCGCCGTTCAGGGCCCACGCCCAGGCTGGCGAGGTGTTGGGCCAGGGCGCTTGCGCGGTGGTCAAGCTCACCGTAGCTCAAGGTTTGGTCGCCGAAACAGGCTGCCAGGGCTTGCGGACGAGTGCGGGCTTGCAGCTCGATGCGTTGCTGAATCAGGCAGGGCGCAGTGTCGGTCGCCGGCGGGGCTGTCAGGTTCCATGCTTTGAGGCGTTGATGCTCGGGTGCAGTCAGCATGTCGAAGGCCGATACCAGGGCCTGGGGTTGGGCCAGCCCCTGCTCCAGCACGTGCAGCAACCGTGCGCCAATGGCCTCGGCTTGTTCGTCGCTGAACCAGGCGCGGCTGTGCACCAGGTGCAGGCGCGCCGTGCCTGCGTGGGTGTTGCAGCGCAGATGGATGCTCAAGGGTGAGGGTTCATGGCCATTGCAGATCATGACCGTCGCACCTGCTGCATCGCCGATTCGCAGTGCGTTGGTGTCTTCTTCGAACGACACCAGCAGCTCGAACAACTGCGTGCGCCCTTCATGTTGCGCGGCGAGGTCGCGCTTGAGCGCGCTCAGCGGGTAGCGCTGATGACGAAAGTCCTGCTTGAGCGTAGCGGCAATGGCTTGAATCAGGCCCGCGAAGGACAGGTTCCTGCCAAAGTCCATGCGCAGCGGGCTGACCTGGGTGAACAATCCCAGGGTCGCCTTGAACTGTGCGTTGGCCCGGTTGCGCACCGGCAAGCCGACCATCCACTGATCGCGCTGCCACGTGCGGCAGACGCAGACGTGCAGTGCCGCCAGCAACACGGGCAACGGCGACACGTCCAGGGTGTTGGCCAGCGCTCGCAGGTTGCGCATCAGGTCAGGCGCAACCGCCAGGTCATCCGCATGGCTAGGTGAGCCCTCCAGCGACAGGGCCGACGGGTTAGGCCGCAGCAGGGGGTCGGGCAGTTGGGCAAGCCTGGCCAGCCAGTAGTCACGGTCTCGCTGATAACGTGCCGAGGCCTGATAACGGGCGTCATCCTCGATGTAGGCGCAGTACGAGGGCGCACTGGCGGGCAACGGCTGGTGGTCTTCGAGCTTGTGGTAGAGGTCGGCCAGTTGCTTGAACCACTGGTCCACGCCCCACCCATCGAGCACCAGGTGATGGGCGCGCAAGGCCAGCAGGTGCTCGTGGGGGCTCAGCCTGATCAGCCTGGCCTCCCACAGTGGCCCTTGCTCCAGTGCAATAGGGCTGCGCATCCAGGCGTCGAGAAGGTTCAGGGCGGCATCGGCGGGGTGGGCCTCAGCCTGCAGGTCGTCCCACATCAATTTCACGGGCAGTTGGGTGGCGAAACGCTGCTGTGCCAAGCCACCGTCCTGCACCCAGGTGGTGCGCAAGGCATCGTGCAGGCTAGCCAGATGGTCCAGTGCCTGCGCCAGCCTGGTCCTGTCCACCTGCCCCTCCAGCGCGACATAGGCGCCAATGTTGTACAGCGGGGACGAGCCTTGGCTGAGTTGCTCCAGCCAGATATCCCGCTGGGCAACGGTCAGGTCGAAAAGGTTGGCGGCAGGCATGATCGGTCAGGTCCTTCTGAGGGGTCAGCGTGGGATTCAAACACCGGTCGCCTGCTGTGTATGGCCCATTAAACCCGGACAGACCTGGAAGCAACGCGGGCTGCTGAAATCCTTGTAGGAGATTACCTACACGGGGCCGGCGACGATGGCTCACGGCATACCGTATTCGCTGCATTCAGGTCCCATGAGCCACCGTTCTGACGCCAATTTGCTGGCATATAGCCCGTTTCCTAGCGTTCCCCCGCGCTTCAGTTGACCTGCGCCTACCACCTTTTGCTGGCATTTTCTGTCCCTGAATCCCACTACAGACGCTTTCCAGCCAGCGGGCTTGAATACGCCCCTACACCCTGCCCGGCTGCAATGTGGTTGCACGGGCAGACGCAACCCCAGCAGGCCTCAGGAACCCATCGACATGATGTTGAACGCTCGCTCCGACTACCGCCCGGACCCTCACCTCTACCTGCAACTGGGTGAATTGATCGCGCTGACCGGAGGCGCCTGTTTCGCCGAACAGATGCTTCGCCTGGTACAGGATCAAGTCAGCATCGACGGGTTGGAGATCAGTGAATGGACCCTCGATGCACCGCAGCTGACGGACAGCCGCGTCGAAGTGCTCGGCCGCGCCGGTGTGCATGCCAGGCAGGTGGGTTCACGCGCGCCTCAGCCCCTGCTGCAGTCGATCGAGCGGATGCACGACCCGTTGCTCATCGAGTTCAAGGCGCCCGACGGTAGCAATCCGCGTAACCTGCGGCGGGCCCATCAATGCCACCTGGTGTCGTGCAGCGGCAGCAAGCGCTGGGTGATCAGTGCCTACCGGTTGCCCAGCGAGCGACGCTTTTCGCTGGCAGAGCTGTCGCAGCTCAAAAGCCTTTCGAGCACCTTGCTGCCGCTCGTGGAACATCACGGCCAATTGCTCGGCCATGACGGCGCCGAAGTGATCGGCCAGGCGCTGGATGACGCGGAGGTCGGCAGACTGCAGCAAGTCTTCGGCAGGCGCCTGCTTCAGGCGTCGGTCAAGCTCTCGGCGCGCGAACAGGAGGTGTGCGTGGGCTTGCTGGGCGGCTGCACTGTCCCTGAGCTGGCCCAGCGGTTGAATGTAAAGAACAGTTCTGTTGAGACCTATCTAAAACGCGCCGCTGCCAAGCTAGGCGTAAGCGGCCGTAATGGCCTGACCAAATGGATGACAGCTGGCTAGCGACCTGCTCATTACCGCCTGCGCATACAGAGCACAGGTGTAAACCGAAACAGATGCATTTGATAATGATTCATAGTATTTTTCGCGGCGCGTTTAAACCTCCAACCTCAGCGCCCTACTTAGGATCGTACTGTCGATGCGTCGCACGTTCGTCTCGCTTTGTGTACTTCACGCCGTTTCCCCCCTGGCGTTTGCCGACCCGGCCTCCCCGCCCGACACCGCGCAAATCGAACTTCAAGCCTTGAGCATTACCGGCAGTGCCGACGCCGAGCGGGTCGATGGCCCGGTCGAGGGGTACAAGGCCAGTCGCTCGGCCAGCGCCACGCGCACTGACACGGCACTGCACGAGACGCCTCAGTCGGTCAGCGTGGTGCCCAAGGATGTCCTGCAGGATACGGGCGCCACGCGCCTGCAGGACGGGCTCGACTATGCCGGCG is part of the Pseudomonas parafulva genome and harbors:
- a CDS encoding non-ribosomal peptide synthetase, translating into MPAANLFDLTVAQRDIWLEQLSQGSSPLYNIGAYVALEGQVDRTRLAQALDHLASLHDALRTTWVQDGGLAQQRFATQLPVKLMWDDLQAEAHPADAALNLLDAWMRSPIALEQGPLWEARLIRLSPHEHLLALRAHHLVLDGWGVDQWFKQLADLYHKLEDHQPLPASAPSYCAYIEDDARYQASARYQRDRDYWLARLAQLPDPLLRPNPSALSLEGSPSHADDLAVAPDLMRNLRALANTLDVSPLPVLLAALHVCVCRTWQRDQWMVGLPVRNRANAQFKATLGLFTQVSPLRMDFGRNLSFAGLIQAIAATLKQDFRHQRYPLSALKRDLAAQHEGRTQLFELLVSFEEDTNALRIGDAAGATVMICNGHEPSPLSIHLRCNTHAGTARLHLVHSRAWFSDEQAEAIGARLLHVLEQGLAQPQALVSAFDMLTAPEHQRLKAWNLTAPPATDTAPCLIQQRIELQARTRPQALAACFGDQTLSYGELDHRASALAQHLASLGVGPERRVAVVAQRGLETLVGLLAVLKAGGAYVPIDPAHPAERIAYLLQDSAPHAVLTLSRFAPRLPKHGRLQIELDNPSWPTEPVASFSFAPQTSTDLVYVIYTSGSTGQPKGVMVEQRMLANLVDWHCTQFALGPGRHQSSVAGFGFDAMAWEVWPALCSGATLHLAPVREGAEDVHALLAWWRAQPLHVSFLPTPIAELALAQGMPHPTLETLLVGGDRLRRLGPALTYKVINNYGPTEATVVATSGQVLPGGSLHIGVPIANTQVYVLDGQGQLLPPGAAGELYIGGQGVARGYLNQPQLSAERFVQDPFSSAPGARLYRTGDWVRWLPDGTLEYLGRNDDQVKIRGMRVELAEIEAALSRHPAVSDGVVMLCEGQLHAWFTAPYPVIPRALHDHLRDSLPVALLPVAYMQVAHWPLTANGKLDRRALPPANDTAMVRHEHEPPEGEMEQRLAALWSQLLHIERIGRYDHFFELGGHSLLAVQLIEGMRQQGLQVDVQVLFGQSTLAAVAASTRATECVQTPAPCIASGCQRIEPGMLPLATLGQAALDRIVAGVPGGAANVQEIYPLAPLQQGLLYHHLTDTVDPYQQQAVFSFASEHQVRDFAAALQHVVERHDILRTSLAWEGLETPHQVVWRHARLPVERWQGPEGQWREHYHPSRRPLSLDKAPMLALVCMDAPEQGRWLALLRFHHLVNDAVSLQVLLGELEAWMAGQGAQLPAPVPYRDYVALTNRAERQAAHRAFFTEQLAGLEPQQPLAGWGGAALDQADLENASRDLPAATVAGLRTLARAHGASLASLLHLAWAHALGSLGGRDQVVVGTVLLGRSMAGTGADRALGMFINSLPLRINLNGCTPAQALADTHARLAALLAHEDAPLILAQQCSGLPAGSALFDSLVNYRQGAVPLGEVMPGVALVEASEVTSHGLVLTVDDPGDCLQLAVRAPRALGAQRMLDYLDTALEQIGQALSAPASGMLQQLCPVPARELALMLEYFNATEDPTSPVHHTLPALFEAQVQRTPWAIALQADGQSLDYQTLNEQANRLAHHLIGLGVTPDSRVAVCIERGVSLMIALLGVLKAGGAYVPLDPEYPEERLRFMLQDCDPVTVLVHGATAGLFAPLQQPTLNLDRCDVNERPSTDPQVPGLGPQHLAYVMYTSGSTGTPKGVMIEHRGLCNLMHWGSQIRAPRAGDALLQRAPCTFDGSVWELFWPLTAGLRLVLARPGGHRDPGYLVELIKAQHVSIVKFVPALLQQFLDQPGVQGCTRLTDIFCGGGDLTPALLQSLRERLPWVCVHNVYGPTEATVDSTAWSLPAHAPLPVQAPPIGRPIPNTRVYVLDEHDRPVPLGGVGQLHIGGVGVARGYLGLPELQAERFIPSPFVDGDRLYRTGDLVRYREDGDLEFMGRNDFQVKLRGLRVELGEIEASLTAHPAVAQAVVLMREERLVAYFTLCDDQPAPALEALRGHLLACMPEYMVPQAFVRLAQLPLSANGKLDRRALPEPGADAVISRAYRAPEGELEAAMAAIWAELLKIEQVGRDDNFFELGGHSLLAVSLVARLRQAGLHVDARALFTQPTLSGLAASTQAQPEQAVIAPTTIPSLGKRRRL
- a CDS encoding helix-turn-helix transcriptional regulator; the protein is MMLNARSDYRPDPHLYLQLGELIALTGGACFAEQMLRLVQDQVSIDGLEISEWTLDAPQLTDSRVEVLGRAGVHARQVGSRAPQPLLQSIERMHDPLLIEFKAPDGSNPRNLRRAHQCHLVSCSGSKRWVISAYRLPSERRFSLAELSQLKSLSSTLLPLVEHHGQLLGHDGAEVIGQALDDAEVGRLQQVFGRRLLQASVKLSAREQEVCVGLLGGCTVPELAQRLNVKNSSVETYLKRAAAKLGVSGRNGLTKWMTAG